From a single Aggregatilinea lenta genomic region:
- a CDS encoding dihydrofolate reductase family protein, whose translation MRNINAALFITLDGVVEAPGGESTLPPERRAWSMPYTTDEVGQVIGDAMANSDAMLLGRITYQDFAAYWPNAPEDDPFGQFMNNQPKYVVSTTLDNAEWKNSHLITDNVVAELTKLKQQPGKDITIVGSGTLTRSLIEADLVDELRLMLCPVVLGVGKRLFEDAHSMKSMKVLEVRSFDSGMIYLRLQPEKQA comes from the coding sequence ATGAGGAACATCAACGCCGCATTGTTCATTACCCTCGACGGCGTCGTGGAAGCGCCGGGGGGCGAAAGCACGCTTCCACCTGAGCGGCGCGCCTGGTCTATGCCCTACACGACCGACGAGGTCGGGCAGGTGATCGGCGATGCCATGGCGAACAGCGATGCCATGCTGTTGGGCCGCATAACCTACCAGGATTTTGCTGCCTACTGGCCCAACGCCCCTGAGGACGACCCCTTCGGCCAGTTCATGAATAACCAGCCCAAGTACGTGGTGTCTACCACGCTCGACAATGCTGAATGGAAAAACTCGCACCTGATCACGGACAACGTTGTCGCTGAGTTGACGAAACTGAAGCAGCAGCCCGGCAAAGACATCACCATCGTGGGCAGCGGCACGCTCACTCGCTCGCTGATCGAAGCCGACCTCGTGGACGAGCTGCGACTGATGCTGTGCCCGGTCGTGCTAGGCGTTGGCAAGCGGCTGTTCGAGGACGCCCACTCCATGAAGTCGATGAAGGTGCTTGAGGTTCGATCGTTCGATTCCGGCATGATTTATCTGCGGCTGCAGCCCGAAAAGCAAGCGTAA
- a CDS encoding PD40 domain-containing protein, with product MMQHLIRFRVFLFAALMLVLTAPAAQSLAQIASPYDVRLAYVWQNTVTLADGDGVPLEQTGPSFAFGQGARLVWTADGSRLYIALDNGLYETGGQGGPAVQVPGIFGRTLTFTHDTGVLYYLETTAPQDEEPGIVSFPLREANTALMSGGTGKLAGYFGRFASGTTRANLTFAAALYARDGGLLGPGRPTLWPSYGSNLFGTCCFPDPGLGIFTLGTESYSVWDATFMPGAAATNTTQTYLAGPTTNGVIRIIDLITGGTRDYAIQIAGGLGTIERVAWSPDDTMLYFISRYNPTTPLMLNVETRFPVDTSSADVTLYRLNLVTSTIEQLAWRADVYGISSLAATNEYVFATVVDSNAALINAFNTQQVAASLPSSDALLAPYMPQTHLWRVAVDGSSVADVRDDVWGLAARPIR from the coding sequence ATGATGCAGCACCTCATCCGGTTCCGCGTGTTCTTGTTCGCCGCGTTGATGCTCGTCCTCACCGCCCCCGCAGCGCAAAGCCTTGCACAAATCGCGTCGCCCTACGACGTCCGGCTCGCGTACGTGTGGCAAAATACGGTCACGCTGGCAGATGGGGACGGCGTGCCGTTGGAACAGACGGGGCCGAGCTTCGCCTTTGGGCAAGGCGCGCGGCTGGTCTGGACCGCAGACGGCAGCCGCCTGTACATCGCCCTGGACAACGGCCTGTACGAAACAGGCGGACAGGGCGGCCCGGCGGTGCAGGTCCCCGGCATTTTCGGGCGCACGCTGACCTTCACGCACGACACGGGCGTGCTCTACTATCTGGAAACAACCGCGCCGCAGGACGAGGAGCCGGGCATCGTCTCGTTTCCGCTGCGCGAGGCCAACACGGCGCTGATGTCCGGCGGAACGGGCAAGCTGGCGGGCTACTTCGGGCGCTTCGCGTCCGGTACGACGCGCGCCAACCTGACCTTCGCGGCAGCGCTCTACGCCCGCGACGGCGGTCTGCTTGGCCCCGGACGCCCCACCCTGTGGCCGAGCTACGGCAGCAACCTGTTCGGCACGTGCTGCTTCCCCGACCCCGGCCTGGGTATTTTCACGCTGGGCACCGAGAGTTATTCCGTGTGGGACGCCACATTCATGCCCGGCGCAGCGGCCACCAACACGACGCAGACGTACCTCGCGGGGCCGACCACCAACGGCGTGATCCGCATCATCGACCTGATCACGGGCGGCACGCGCGACTATGCGATCCAGATCGCGGGCGGCCTGGGCACGATCGAGCGCGTCGCGTGGTCGCCGGATGACACCATGCTCTATTTCATCTCGCGCTACAACCCCACCACCCCGCTGATGCTCAACGTCGAGACGCGCTTCCCGGTGGACACCAGCAGCGCGGACGTGACGCTCTACCGCCTGAACCTCGTCACCAGCACCATCGAGCAGCTTGCGTGGCGCGCGGACGTGTATGGCATAAGCTCACTCGCCGCGACGAACGAGTATGTCTTCGCCACCGTGGTCGATTCCAACGCCGCGCTGATCAATGCGTTCAACACACAGCAGGTCGCGGCCAGTCTGCCCAGCAGCGATGCGCTGCTCGCGCCATACATGCCGCAGACGCACCTGTGGCGCGTTGCGGTCGATGGCTCGTCCGTGGCGGATGTGCGCGACGACGTGTGGGGCCTCGCGGCGCGCCCGATCCGGTAG
- a CDS encoding SDR family NAD(P)-dependent oxidoreductase: MQVYEKLLPPEKPPRVVFITGASSGIGRAAALLFAAMGDHVAITARRGDRLAEVVKEAEKRKLPGTIFPIEADVTDPDAMQTAVALALAEFNRLDVLVANAGIGQRGPLVDAPWEDLEAVLRTNIDGVIHSIRAAVPAMRASGGGHIVMISSILGPVPGAYAATYSASKAATDALARSLRGELKADHIAVTVLIVGQTDSEFAQKRLGQPGRVATRWPTMTPERVAGGIAQALERKPRTMTLRWIDRLFVWAGQRFPGLIDRILARVYG, from the coding sequence ATGCAGGTTTATGAAAAACTCCTCCCGCCCGAAAAACCACCGCGCGTCGTCTTCATCACCGGAGCGTCCTCGGGCATTGGGCGCGCGGCGGCGCTGCTGTTCGCGGCAATGGGCGACCACGTGGCGATCACCGCGCGACGCGGCGACCGGTTGGCAGAGGTCGTCAAGGAAGCCGAAAAACGCAAGCTACCCGGCACGATTTTCCCTATCGAGGCCGACGTAACCGATCCAGATGCGATGCAGACGGCGGTCGCGCTGGCGTTGGCGGAGTTCAACCGGCTGGACGTGCTGGTCGCTAACGCCGGCATCGGGCAGCGCGGGCCGCTGGTCGATGCGCCCTGGGAAGACCTGGAGGCCGTGCTTCGTACCAACATCGATGGCGTGATCCACAGCATCCGCGCGGCGGTCCCGGCGATGCGTGCCAGCGGCGGTGGGCACATTGTGATGATTTCCTCGATCCTCGGTCCGGTGCCGGGCGCGTACGCAGCGACCTACAGCGCGAGCAAGGCCGCCACGGACGCATTAGCGCGGTCCCTGCGCGGCGAGCTGAAGGCGGACCACATCGCCGTGACCGTGTTGATTGTGGGTCAAACAGATTCAGAGTTCGCGCAAAAGCGGCTCGGCCAGCCGGGTCGTGTGGCGACGCGCTGGCCGACCATGACGCCGGAGCGTGTCGCGGGCGGCATCGCGCAGGCCCTCGAACGTAAGCCGCGCACCATGACGCTGCGCTGGATCGACCGGCTGTTTGTGTGGGCCGGGCAGCGCTTCCCCGGCCTGATAGACCGTATCCTGGCGCGGGTGTACGGGTAA
- a CDS encoding nucleoside hydrolase — MFKRVTLYFSLCCIIAGAFMTPAAAQSPRPVIIDSDMTTDDFMATLLTLKDSNFTVEAITVTGTGWAYCDAGVEAALGIVALADVGDVPVSCWRDTPLIGEHAVPEDWRTTAESVAALGLPEGGQPADQDAVALFTAAVQDSPEKVTVLALGPLTNIAQALDDTPSLIDNIEMIYVMGGAVDVPGSEVSEENTTAEWNIYCDPVAARMVFESGAPITLVPLDATNDVPLTMDFLQQLEAEKQTPEAEFIYTALSNSMDFIESGGYYFWDPLAAGIMADPGLATLTEREVTVIDVPGPDYGRTAPVGNGPRIEVATAPDSAAFLDYFMSTLNS, encoded by the coding sequence ATGTTCAAAAGAGTTACCCTCTATTTCTCGTTGTGTTGCATCATCGCAGGGGCGTTCATGACGCCCGCCGCCGCCCAATCTCCCCGCCCGGTCATCATCGACAGTGACATGACCACCGACGACTTCATGGCCACCCTGCTCACGCTCAAGGACTCCAACTTCACGGTCGAGGCGATCACCGTCACCGGAACGGGCTGGGCCTACTGTGACGCGGGCGTCGAGGCGGCGCTGGGCATCGTGGCGCTGGCGGATGTCGGCGACGTGCCGGTGAGCTGCTGGCGCGATACGCCGCTGATCGGCGAGCACGCCGTGCCGGAAGATTGGCGCACCACGGCGGAATCCGTCGCGGCGCTCGGTCTGCCGGAGGGCGGCCAGCCTGCCGACCAGGACGCGGTGGCGCTGTTCACGGCTGCGGTGCAGGACTCCCCCGAAAAAGTGACCGTGCTGGCACTCGGCCCGCTGACGAACATCGCGCAGGCGCTGGACGACACGCCGTCGCTGATCGACAACATCGAGATGATCTACGTCATGGGCGGCGCGGTCGACGTGCCCGGCTCCGAAGTGAGCGAAGAGAACACGACCGCCGAGTGGAACATCTACTGCGACCCGGTCGCCGCGCGCATGGTCTTCGAGTCTGGCGCGCCGATCACGCTGGTTCCGCTGGACGCGACCAACGACGTACCGCTGACGATGGACTTCTTGCAGCAGCTCGAAGCCGAAAAGCAGACGCCGGAAGCAGAGTTCATCTATACGGCGCTGTCCAACAGCATGGACTTCATCGAGTCGGGCGGCTACTACTTCTGGGATCCGCTTGCGGCGGGCATCATGGCCGACCCCGGTCTGGCGACCCTGACCGAGCGCGAAGTGACCGTAATCGACGTGCCCGGCCCCGACTATGGGCGCACGGCGCCTGTCGGCAACGGCCCGCGCATCGAGGTGGCCACCGCGCCGGACAGCGCGGCCTTCCTCGACTACTTCATGAGCACGCTGAACTCGTAA
- a CDS encoding tetratricopeptide repeat protein codes for MASQLHEAVRLAQEGHRDDARLMLRQVVQTDPNNEMAWLWLASVAADQVEYERTLNEVLRINPTNQQARTLRDQFVQQYGSRLNATPNQTPPPPTPYTPLQSPPPYGTPTGQPLYGESAYGQPPHSASPQQQPPSYIGTPAAYGALPAQESVVRHERVVERRRRRGCLGCGCVPSCLLVLVIFIVLPAVVCGGIAYANRSANLGPGDWLLTYLPGDLGRKDIEFEVDNRAVSVSVPRSWFLAEVDEQWWSAISDALDQSFPFDDTTQTWADEAVDLAAQSLQNANVPILETNPIRLFQGGAPSGLLFQGLVQAGEANVDSFACSAVQGSESNAIADAVGAQPTFDVIERGQLCGYRMDSVVSLDAAQPILQNADAPTAMHVTQFYIPLDNASASSWSVSVPENQYDLYSDDIDQIIDTATIGAGGTVG; via the coding sequence ATGGCATCGCAACTCCATGAAGCCGTCAGACTCGCTCAGGAAGGACACCGTGACGACGCCCGGCTGATGCTGCGCCAGGTCGTCCAGACCGATCCCAACAACGAAATGGCCTGGTTGTGGCTGGCGTCCGTCGCCGCCGATCAGGTCGAGTACGAGCGCACGCTGAACGAAGTCCTGCGCATCAACCCGACCAACCAGCAGGCGCGCACGCTTCGGGATCAGTTCGTCCAGCAGTACGGCTCCCGCCTGAACGCCACGCCCAACCAGACGCCACCGCCCCCCACGCCTTACACGCCACTGCAATCGCCGCCGCCTTATGGCACACCGACCGGGCAGCCGCTCTACGGGGAATCGGCTTACGGGCAGCCGCCGCATTCGGCCTCGCCCCAGCAGCAGCCGCCTTCCTACATTGGCACACCCGCGGCTTACGGCGCGCTGCCCGCGCAGGAATCGGTGGTCCGGCACGAGCGCGTCGTCGAGCGCCGCCGGCGCCGGGGCTGCCTCGGCTGCGGTTGTGTGCCCTCGTGCCTGCTCGTGCTGGTGATTTTCATCGTGCTGCCTGCCGTCGTGTGCGGCGGAATCGCCTATGCCAATCGCAGCGCGAACCTGGGGCCGGGCGACTGGCTGCTAACCTACCTGCCCGGCGACCTGGGCCGCAAGGACATCGAGTTCGAAGTCGATAACCGCGCCGTGTCGGTCAGCGTGCCGCGCAGCTGGTTCCTGGCGGAAGTGGACGAGCAGTGGTGGTCCGCGATCAGTGACGCGCTCGACCAGTCGTTCCCGTTCGACGACACAACCCAGACCTGGGCCGACGAAGCGGTCGATCTCGCGGCGCAGTCGCTGCAAAACGCCAACGTGCCCATTCTGGAAACCAACCCCATCCGGCTGTTCCAGGGCGGCGCGCCGAGCGGACTGCTGTTCCAGGGACTCGTGCAGGCGGGCGAAGCCAACGTCGACAGCTTTGCGTGCAGCGCCGTACAGGGCAGTGAATCAAACGCCATCGCGGACGCGGTCGGCGCTCAGCCCACCTTCGACGTGATCGAGCGCGGGCAGTTGTGCGGCTACCGCATGGACAGCGTCGTCTCGCTCGACGCCGCGCAGCCCATCCTGCAAAACGCCGACGCGCCGACAGCCATGCACGTGACGCAGTTCTACATCCCGCTCGACAACGCCAGCGCGTCGTCGTGGTCGGTCAGCGTGCCGGAAAACCAGTACGACCTGTACTCGGACGACATCGACCAGATCATCGACACCGCCACGATCGGAGCGGGCGGCACGGTCGGCTGA
- the pfkA gene encoding 6-phosphofructokinase: protein MRTIAVMTSGGDAPGMNPAIRAVVRAATAQGIEVYGIRQAFSGLLAGDFERMTNRDVSGIIGRGGTILQTARNAEFRTLPGQKRGLRRLNEHGIEGLVVIGGDGSLRGAQSLHQLGFPVVGVPGSIDNDIFGTDMSIGVDTALNTIIDALDKLRDTASSHERCFLIEVMGRNCGYLATIAGILGGAEFVMIPERSFTLEEVSDALENAYMRGKNHAIGVIAEGATPKINEVAAFLEGHETGFEVRMTVLGHVVRGGFPSAFDRLLATRLGVHAVECLLGGETGVMVGLQGRDVGTVSLADATDKNKNVSAEYIQMADMLAR, encoded by the coding sequence ATTCGAACGATCGCGGTAATGACGAGTGGGGGCGATGCGCCGGGCATGAATCCGGCCATTCGCGCGGTGGTACGCGCTGCAACTGCCCAGGGGATTGAAGTCTATGGCATCCGCCAGGCCTTTTCCGGGCTGCTGGCGGGTGACTTTGAGCGCATGACCAATCGTGACGTCAGCGGGATCATCGGGCGCGGCGGCACGATCCTGCAAACAGCCCGGAACGCGGAATTCCGCACCCTACCGGGCCAGAAACGCGGCCTGCGTCGCCTCAACGAGCACGGCATCGAGGGACTGGTCGTCATCGGCGGTGACGGCAGCCTGCGCGGCGCGCAATCGCTGCACCAGCTCGGCTTCCCGGTGGTGGGCGTGCCGGGCAGCATCGACAACGACATCTTCGGCACCGACATGAGTATCGGCGTGGACACCGCGCTGAATACCATCATCGACGCGCTGGACAAGCTGCGCGACACGGCCAGCAGCCACGAGCGCTGCTTCCTGATCGAAGTCATGGGCCGCAACTGCGGCTATCTAGCGACGATTGCGGGCATCCTCGGCGGCGCGGAATTCGTCATGATTCCCGAACGCTCGTTCACGCTCGAAGAAGTCTCCGACGCGCTCGAAAACGCCTACATGCGCGGCAAGAACCACGCCATCGGCGTGATCGCGGAGGGCGCGACGCCTAAGATCAACGAGGTCGCGGCCTTCCTCGAAGGCCACGAAACTGGCTTCGAGGTGCGCATGACGGTGCTGGGGCACGTGGTACGCGGCGGTTTTCCATCCGCCTTCGACCGCCTGCTGGCAACGCGCCTGGGCGTGCATGCCGTCGAGTGCCTGCTGGGCGGCGAAACGGGCGTCATGGTCGGGCTGCAAGGGCGCGATGTCGGCACGGTCAGTCTGGCCGACGCCACCGACAAAAACAAGAACGTCAGCGCCGAATACATTCAAATGGCCGATATGCTGGCGCGTTAA
- a CDS encoding 6-phosphofructokinase yields the protein MLRIGVLTGGGDVPGLNPCIKQIVNRAVDAGHEVYGIRRGWGGLLNYNPDSSDEEKLNWVMPLTKTVVRTVDRTGGTFLHTSRTNPQNVLPAQVPDFLQGLTVPKKADKHEREVGDYTEHVLGVLDHLGLDVLIPIGGDDTLSYGERMHREGMKVVAIPKTMDNDVYGTDYCIGFSTAVTRSVEFIHNLRTSAGSHERIAVVELFGRNSGETALIAAYLAGVERALISEVPFDPQRLATLVMEDKAINPSNYTMVTVSEGARLLEGEIVQSGEADAYGHQKLGGIGAVVGEMLKEYTGENIIYQQVAYLMRSGAPDSLDLMVAANYAQMAMSLVEQGRFGRMVALQRGLYTDINISTLMQGVKRVNVAELYDVETYRPKVRHVFGMPMFLM from the coding sequence ATGTTACGGATCGGTGTACTTACGGGTGGCGGCGACGTTCCGGGCCTCAACCCGTGCATTAAGCAAATCGTGAATCGCGCGGTGGACGCGGGCCACGAGGTCTACGGGATTCGCCGGGGCTGGGGTGGCCTGCTCAACTACAACCCTGACTCGTCTGACGAGGAAAAGTTAAACTGGGTCATGCCGCTCACCAAGACGGTGGTGCGCACGGTGGACCGCACGGGCGGCACGTTCCTGCACACGTCGCGCACGAACCCGCAAAACGTGCTACCGGCCCAGGTCCCGGACTTTTTGCAGGGCCTGACAGTACCCAAGAAGGCCGACAAGCACGAGCGCGAGGTCGGCGACTACACCGAACACGTGCTGGGCGTGCTGGATCACCTGGGACTCGACGTGCTGATCCCCATCGGCGGCGACGATACGCTCAGCTACGGCGAGCGCATGCACCGCGAAGGCATGAAGGTCGTCGCCATCCCGAAAACGATGGACAACGACGTCTACGGCACCGACTATTGCATCGGCTTTTCGACCGCCGTCACGCGCTCGGTGGAGTTCATCCACAACCTGCGCACCAGCGCCGGGTCGCACGAGCGCATCGCCGTGGTCGAGCTGTTCGGGCGCAACTCTGGCGAGACCGCGCTGATTGCCGCCTACCTGGCGGGCGTGGAGCGCGCGTTGATCTCCGAGGTTCCGTTCGACCCGCAGCGGCTGGCGACGCTGGTCATGGAAGACAAGGCGATCAACCCCAGCAACTACACGATGGTCACCGTGTCTGAAGGTGCGCGTTTGCTGGAAGGCGAGATCGTGCAGAGCGGCGAGGCGGACGCCTACGGCCACCAGAAGCTGGGTGGTATTGGCGCGGTTGTCGGGGAGATGCTCAAGGAATACACCGGCGAGAATATCATCTACCAGCAGGTTGCATATCTGATGCGCTCCGGCGCGCCGGACTCGCTCGACCTGATGGTCGCCGCGAACTACGCGCAGATGGCGATGAGCCTCGTCGAACAGGGGCGCTTTGGCCGGATGGTCGCGCTCCAGCGCGGGCTGTACACGGACATCAACATCAGCACGCTCATGCAGGGCGTCAAGCGCGTCAACGTGGCCGAGCTGTACGACGTAGAGACCTACCGCCCGAAGGTGCGCCACGTCTTCGGCATGCCGATGTTCCTGATGTAG
- a CDS encoding TIGR00266 family protein, translated as MEHKILGTVMQALEVTLVRGEALYTESGGMAWMTDGIDMKTSGRGGLGSMIGRKLAGESMFMTTYTCQADQAMITFTPESPGKVIPLNLKSGYSMICQKDAFMCAEESVQLEMHFRRKLGSGLFGGEGFILQKLTGPGTAFVEIAGEVQMVELQPGQRLKIDPGHIAMYEPTCSYDIEMVKGAMNMFLGGEGLFLATITGPGRVWLQTMPLSNLAGALKHYISPSS; from the coding sequence ATGGAGCACAAAATTCTCGGCACCGTCATGCAAGCGCTCGAAGTCACGCTGGTGCGCGGCGAAGCGCTGTATACCGAATCCGGCGGCATGGCGTGGATGACCGACGGCATCGACATGAAGACCAGCGGGCGCGGCGGCCTGGGCAGCATGATCGGGCGCAAGCTCGCGGGTGAAAGCATGTTCATGACCACCTACACCTGCCAGGCCGATCAGGCGATGATCACGTTCACGCCCGAAAGCCCCGGCAAGGTGATCCCGCTCAACCTCAAGTCCGGCTACAGCATGATCTGCCAAAAGGACGCCTTCATGTGCGCCGAGGAATCGGTGCAGTTGGAGATGCACTTCCGGCGGAAGCTCGGTTCCGGCCTGTTCGGCGGCGAGGGCTTCATCCTACAGAAGCTGACCGGTCCCGGCACCGCGTTTGTGGAGATCGCGGGCGAGGTGCAGATGGTCGAGCTACAACCGGGCCAGCGCCTGAAGATCGACCCCGGCCACATCGCCATGTACGAGCCGACGTGCAGCTATGACATCGAGATGGTCAAGGGCGCGATGAACATGTTCCTGGGCGGTGAGGGGCTGTTCCTGGCGACGATCACAGGGCCGGGCCGCGTGTGGCTGCAGACTATGCCGCTGAGCAACCTCGCGGGCGCGCTCAAGCATTACATTTCGCCGTCGTCGTAG
- a CDS encoding YbaK/EbsC family protein, with protein MSQETKKLNSMRFLESQKVDYEAFTYASDIVDGIHAAEAMGASPSEVYKTLVVQLGKGEHALVMIASDRTLDLKQFARAIGQKKATMTTKRGAEAVTGLKTGGIGALALTMKRWGVYLDEQASQHEAIFVNGGQRGVNLKIKVDDLVRVLSAKVVDVSKPMDGAEGEEDVVGED; from the coding sequence ATGAGTCAAGAGACGAAGAAGTTAAACTCGATGCGCTTTCTGGAAAGCCAGAAAGTGGACTATGAAGCCTTCACCTACGCATCGGATATCGTAGACGGCATTCACGCGGCGGAGGCGATGGGTGCGTCGCCGTCGGAGGTGTACAAGACGCTGGTCGTGCAGCTCGGCAAGGGCGAGCACGCACTGGTGATGATCGCGTCCGACCGCACGCTCGATCTCAAGCAATTCGCGCGCGCCATCGGGCAGAAGAAGGCGACCATGACCACCAAGCGCGGCGCGGAAGCCGTCACCGGCCTGAAGACGGGCGGCATCGGCGCGCTGGCGCTGACCATGAAGCGCTGGGGCGTCTACCTCGACGAGCAGGCCAGCCAGCACGAGGCGATTTTCGTCAACGGCGGGCAGCGCGGCGTCAACCTGAAGATCAAGGTCGATGACCTTGTGCGCGTCCTGAGCGCCAAAGTGGTGGACGTCTCCAAGCCGATGGATGGCGCGGAGGGTGAAGAGGACGTTGTAGGCGAGGATTAA
- a CDS encoding 4-fold beta flower protein → MSTRGISNRDGEVFGYLAGKQVYDLQGEKTGVLDGRVVYDLDGGRQWLLDGDALTDLKGNVIGYLGAPVADEEGRDLL, encoded by the coding sequence ATGTCCACACGTGGCATCTCTAACCGCGATGGGGAAGTATTTGGCTATCTCGCGGGGAAGCAGGTCTATGATCTTCAGGGGGAGAAGACCGGCGTGCTCGACGGGCGCGTGGTCTACGATCTCGACGGGGGCCGCCAGTGGCTGCTCGACGGAGACGCACTGACCGATCTGAAAGGGAACGTGATCGGCTATCTCGGCGCACCGGTGGCGGACGAAGAGGGCCGGGATCTGCTGTAA
- a CDS encoding SOS response-associated peptidase yields the protein MCGRFTLTIPDPETLAQAFMLPGMPPDLPPRFNIAPTQPVLAVVRDGDSGDNELKVMRWGLIPSWSKDATIASRLINARSETLAEKPTFRTAFARRRCLIVADGFYEWQKQASGPKVPMYITLADHDVFGFAGLWEHWTEPDSGEAITTCTIITGPPNELIAPIHNRMPVILPREAHDTWLDPDNNDTSALQSLLRPYPADAMTAYPVSRRVNTATHDSPDLIERVE from the coding sequence ATGTGCGGACGATTCACACTCACTATTCCCGATCCCGAGACGCTGGCCCAGGCGTTCATGCTGCCTGGGATGCCGCCGGACCTGCCGCCGCGCTTCAATATCGCGCCGACGCAGCCGGTGCTGGCCGTCGTGCGTGACGGCGATAGCGGCGACAACGAGCTAAAGGTGATGCGCTGGGGCCTGATTCCGTCGTGGTCCAAGGACGCGACCATCGCCAGCCGCCTGATCAACGCGCGCAGCGAAACCCTGGCCGAAAAGCCCACGTTCCGTACCGCGTTTGCCCGCCGCCGCTGCCTGATCGTCGCGGACGGCTTCTACGAGTGGCAGAAGCAGGCGAGCGGTCCCAAAGTGCCCATGTATATCACCCTGGCCGATCACGACGTGTTCGGCTTCGCGGGACTGTGGGAGCACTGGACCGAGCCGGACAGCGGCGAGGCGATCACCACCTGCACGATCATCACCGGCCCGCCGAACGAGCTGATCGCGCCCATCCACAACCGGATGCCGGTCATTCTGCCGCGTGAGGCGCACGACACCTGGCTCGATCCCGACAACAACGATACGTCCGCGCTGCAATCGCTGCTGCGGCCCTATCCGGCGGACGCCATGACCGCCTACCCCGTGTCGCGCAGGGTCAACACCGCGACCCACGACAGCCCGGATCTGATCGAGCGCGTGGAGTAA
- the add gene encoding adenosine deaminase yields MGQAIDRSGAAWRQIHAWPKIDLHRHLEGALRLSTLAEIAREYQIPLPANSLEALRPHVQMVDTDEANFGVFLSKFGALRQFFRSREIVRRVTMEAIEDAAADNVKYLELRFTPNALARYNGYSFDQVIEWVCDATAQAQSKLGTHVRLIVSVNRHESLAIAERTLAAALDMGCDTIAGIDLAGLEVGHSADPFQSLFRQAHAAGLGVTIHAGEWDGPKNIHDAVTRMGADRIGHGVRIVESRRVLDLVRERGVPLEICPTSNLQTGAVHRLEEYPLAVLVAEGICATINTDDPSLSGITLTDELTLAYTALGLSMETLKTVTRNAAQAAFLPDAERAALVEQFDTALCTV; encoded by the coding sequence ATGGGTCAAGCGATCGACCGCAGCGGCGCGGCCTGGCGGCAAATACACGCCTGGCCGAAGATCGATTTGCACCGCCACCTCGAAGGTGCGCTGCGCCTGTCTACGCTGGCCGAGATCGCGCGCGAATACCAGATTCCGCTGCCCGCCAACTCCCTTGAGGCGCTGCGCCCGCATGTGCAGATGGTGGACACCGACGAGGCAAACTTTGGCGTGTTCCTCAGCAAGTTCGGCGCGCTACGCCAGTTTTTCCGCTCGCGCGAGATCGTTCGCCGCGTCACGATGGAAGCCATCGAGGACGCCGCCGCCGACAACGTGAAGTACCTGGAGCTGCGCTTCACGCCCAACGCCCTGGCCCGCTACAACGGCTACAGCTTCGATCAGGTGATCGAGTGGGTCTGTGACGCGACGGCGCAGGCGCAGTCGAAGCTGGGCACGCACGTCCGGCTGATCGTGTCGGTCAACCGTCACGAAAGCCTCGCCATCGCCGAACGCACGCTGGCCGCTGCGCTCGACATGGGCTGCGACACGATTGCGGGCATCGATCTGGCCGGGCTGGAAGTGGGCCACAGCGCCGATCCGTTTCAGTCCCTGTTCCGGCAGGCGCACGCCGCCGGGCTGGGCGTGACGATCCACGCCGGGGAGTGGGATGGACCGAAGAACATCCACGACGCCGTGACCCGTATGGGTGCGGACCGCATCGGGCACGGCGTGCGCATTGTGGAAAGCCGGCGCGTGCTGGATCTCGTGCGCGAGCGCGGCGTGCCGCTGGAGATCTGCCCCACCAGCAACCTGCAAACCGGTGCAGTGCATCGCCTGGAGGAATATCCGCTGGCAGTGCTGGTGGCCGAAGGCATCTGCGCCACGATCAACACCGACGATCCGTCGCTGAGCGGCATCACGCTCACCGACGAGCTGACGCTGGCGTATACTGCGCTGGGCCTGTCGATGGAGACGCTGAAAACCGTCACGCGCAATGCGGCGCAGGCGGCTTTTTTGCCCGACGCCGAGCGCGCGGCGCTGGTCGAGCAGTTCGACACGGCGCTGTGCACTGTGTAG